In a genomic window of Ranitomeya imitator isolate aRanImi1 chromosome 5, aRanImi1.pri, whole genome shotgun sequence:
- the GPR87 gene encoding G-protein coupled receptor 87 isoform X2, translated as MMLSRGLNASGVSWNTASTDMDVTPHVKSPEYIREDFSNNITSHGDNTTNFAELLRILFPVVYLIIFLGSVMLNGLAVWIFFQIRSKTSFIVYLKNIMGADLLMTASFPFKIIQTSGIAQWNFNVYLCRYSSILFYTSMYICIVFLGLISIDRYLKVVKPFGSSKMYSIKFTKMVATGVWLTMSVLALPNVILTNAEPTRDNVNDCRKLKSPLGVQWHSAITYIDIFIFVTVMIVLIACYISISRHIQKSSKPFVSCSSRTRRHNQSIRVVVAVFFTCFLPYHLCELPFLFGHLDTILEKHVYAILLYCKEGTLILAACNVCLDPIIYFFMCRSFSHRLFNRSSIRSRSESIRSLQSVKKSEVRIYCDYTEV; from the exons ATGATGTTATCAAGAGGATTAAATGCTTCTGGTGTATCCTGGAACACTGCAAGCACAGATATGGATGTTACTCCGCATGTTAAATCACCAG AATACATAAGAGAAGACTTCAGCAACAACATCACAAGTCATGGAGACAACACTACGAATTTCGCAGAACTGCTGAGGATCCTCTTTCCTGTGGTGTATCTCATCATCTTCCTTGGGAGTGTCATGCTCAATGGGCTCGCAGTCTGGATTTTCTTCCAAATCAGAAGTAAAACAAGTTTCATTGTGTATCTGAAAAACATCATGGGTGCTGACCTCCTGATGACGGCATCCTTCCCTTTTAAGATCATACAGACCTCTGGGATTGCACAGTGGAATTTCAACGTCTACCTGTGCCGGTACAGTAGTATCTTGTTCTACACCAGCATGTACATATGTATTGTGTTTCTCGGACTAATCAGTATTGACAGATATCTCAAAGTGGTGAAACCTTTTGGAAGTTCGAAAATGTACAGCATTAAGTTCACGAAGATGGTGGCAACAGGCGTTTGGCTAACCATGTCGGTGCTTGCCTTGCCAAACGTCATCCTAACAAATGCGGAGCCAACCAGAGACAATGTCAATGACTGCCGAAAGCTCAAGAGCCCGTTGGGGGTTCAGTGGCATTCAGCCATCACTTATATTGATATCTTCATCTTTGTTACTGTGATGATTGTGCTTATTGCATGTTACATTTCAATATCCCGACACATACAGAAATCCAGCAAACCTTTCGTCAGCTGTTCAAGTCGGACAAGAAGACACAACCAAAGTATCCGCGTAGTGGTGGCTGTGTTCTTCACATGTTTTCTGCCCTACCATCTATGTGAGCTGCCGTTCCTGTTCGGCCACCTAGATACAATCCTGGAGAAGCATGTATATGCCATACTGCTATACTGCAAGGAGGGAACGCTAATCCTCGCTGCCTGCAATGTCTGCTTGGATCCCATCATCTATTTCTTCATGTGCAGATCCTTCTCCCACAGACTGTTCAACAGGTCCAGCATTAGATCTAGGAGTGAAAGTATAAGATCCCTGCAGAGTGTGAAGAAATCTGAAGTGCGGATATACTGTGATTATACAGAGGTATGA
- the GPR87 gene encoding G-protein coupled receptor 87 isoform X1 → MSDVFSSAVIAEYFHDLMLLYRSTYHSAIYLYVSTHESNPLIRSHGSACSSDVSCCLHVQTCSLRLVGNIKDVQTAIDVLCLISMPVVVLPLVNAVSSHIRCCRLSFEASPCRRADGRQMMLSRGLNASGVSWNTASTDMDVTPHVKSPEYIREDFSNNITSHGDNTTNFAELLRILFPVVYLIIFLGSVMLNGLAVWIFFQIRSKTSFIVYLKNIMGADLLMTASFPFKIIQTSGIAQWNFNVYLCRYSSILFYTSMYICIVFLGLISIDRYLKVVKPFGSSKMYSIKFTKMVATGVWLTMSVLALPNVILTNAEPTRDNVNDCRKLKSPLGVQWHSAITYIDIFIFVTVMIVLIACYISISRHIQKSSKPFVSCSSRTRRHNQSIRVVVAVFFTCFLPYHLCELPFLFGHLDTILEKHVYAILLYCKEGTLILAACNVCLDPIIYFFMCRSFSHRLFNRSSIRSRSESIRSLQSVKKSEVRIYCDYTEV, encoded by the exons ATGTCTGATGTTTTCTCGTCGGCTGTAATAGCTGAATATTTTCATGACCTCATGCTTTTATATCGCAGCACATATCATTCAGCTATTTACCTTTATGTTTCTACTCATGAAAGTAACCCTCTTATACGGTCTCATGGCTCAGCATGTAGTTCAGACGTATCCTGTTGCCTTCATGTTCAAACCTGCAGCCTTAGACTTGTTGGGAACATAAAAGATGTACAAACAGCTATAGATGTGCTCTGCTTGATTTCTATGCCTGTAGTTGTGCTACCTCTGGTAAATGCAGTGTCCTCACATATTAGATGCTGCAGACTGAGCTTTGAGGCATCTCCATGCAGAAG AGCTGATGGAAGGCAAATGATGTTATCAAGAGGATTAAATGCTTCTGGTGTATCCTGGAACACTGCAAGCACAGATATGGATGTTACTCCGCATGTTAAATCACCAG AATACATAAGAGAAGACTTCAGCAACAACATCACAAGTCATGGAGACAACACTACGAATTTCGCAGAACTGCTGAGGATCCTCTTTCCTGTGGTGTATCTCATCATCTTCCTTGGGAGTGTCATGCTCAATGGGCTCGCAGTCTGGATTTTCTTCCAAATCAGAAGTAAAACAAGTTTCATTGTGTATCTGAAAAACATCATGGGTGCTGACCTCCTGATGACGGCATCCTTCCCTTTTAAGATCATACAGACCTCTGGGATTGCACAGTGGAATTTCAACGTCTACCTGTGCCGGTACAGTAGTATCTTGTTCTACACCAGCATGTACATATGTATTGTGTTTCTCGGACTAATCAGTATTGACAGATATCTCAAAGTGGTGAAACCTTTTGGAAGTTCGAAAATGTACAGCATTAAGTTCACGAAGATGGTGGCAACAGGCGTTTGGCTAACCATGTCGGTGCTTGCCTTGCCAAACGTCATCCTAACAAATGCGGAGCCAACCAGAGACAATGTCAATGACTGCCGAAAGCTCAAGAGCCCGTTGGGGGTTCAGTGGCATTCAGCCATCACTTATATTGATATCTTCATCTTTGTTACTGTGATGATTGTGCTTATTGCATGTTACATTTCAATATCCCGACACATACAGAAATCCAGCAAACCTTTCGTCAGCTGTTCAAGTCGGACAAGAAGACACAACCAAAGTATCCGCGTAGTGGTGGCTGTGTTCTTCACATGTTTTCTGCCCTACCATCTATGTGAGCTGCCGTTCCTGTTCGGCCACCTAGATACAATCCTGGAGAAGCATGTATATGCCATACTGCTATACTGCAAGGAGGGAACGCTAATCCTCGCTGCCTGCAATGTCTGCTTGGATCCCATCATCTATTTCTTCATGTGCAGATCCTTCTCCCACAGACTGTTCAACAGGTCCAGCATTAGATCTAGGAGTGAAAGTATAAGATCCCTGCAGAGTGTGAAGAAATCTGAAGTGCGGATATACTGTGATTATACAGAGGTATGA